A genomic window from Microvirga sp. TS319 includes:
- a CDS encoding phage tail tube protein codes for MAQATTLPFSAFKVMLETGTPGTFAAPCGLTSRSISFSKETNDTNSIDCDQEDAPSWVDRDVVSLSASISGEGVMARESLDLWREAFMTTEPVNARIEVAGSAAQGGGYWSGKFHLTSFEPGATRGERASVSIEMQSSGPIVWSDAVTP; via the coding sequence ATGGCGCAGGCCACAACCCTCCCGTTTTCTGCGTTCAAGGTGATGCTGGAAACGGGCACTCCCGGCACCTTCGCGGCCCCTTGCGGGCTGACAAGCCGGTCTATTTCTTTCTCCAAGGAAACGAACGACACGAATAGCATCGACTGCGATCAGGAAGATGCCCCTTCTTGGGTTGATCGTGATGTCGTATCGCTTTCGGCATCCATCTCAGGTGAAGGCGTTATGGCCCGTGAGTCCCTGGACCTTTGGCGGGAGGCTTTCATGACGACAGAGCCAGTCAATGCTCGCATTGAGGTTGCCGGTTCTGCAGCTCAGGGCGGCGGCTACTGGAGCGGCAAGTTTCACCTCACGAGCTTCGAACCCGGCGCGACCCGCGGCGAGCGGGCTTCGGTTTCCATCGAGATGCAAAGCTCAGGGCCGATTGTCTGGTCTGACGCCGTGACACCTTAA
- a CDS encoding head-tail connector protein: MLIPLTEATPVVTLDEAKGHLRVDHTDDDAYIRALIGVASVAVADRTDRTIGVREWEWRVSYEDMLRRMSPCQRLRIPAPPLLEVLSIKYRDGRGTEQTYPADDYEVIGANAPQGGYIRLKNGRSWPSVEAGTEAAVIRFRAGYEEVPEPIKQAVLLMIGHLYSSRGEMIRQEFIDDPTIKALLAPYKVWGV, encoded by the coding sequence GTGCTCATCCCCCTCACAGAGGCGACTCCCGTCGTCACGCTGGACGAGGCGAAGGGTCATCTTCGCGTCGACCATACGGACGATGACGCCTATATCAGGGCGCTCATTGGCGTTGCCTCTGTGGCCGTTGCTGATCGAACGGACCGCACGATCGGCGTGCGCGAATGGGAATGGCGCGTGTCCTATGAGGACATGCTGCGCCGGATGTCGCCTTGCCAGCGGCTCCGCATCCCGGCCCCGCCGCTCCTTGAAGTGCTGTCGATCAAGTATCGGGACGGGCGGGGCACCGAGCAGACCTATCCGGCAGACGATTACGAGGTGATCGGCGCCAATGCCCCGCAGGGCGGTTATATCCGGCTGAAGAATGGCCGTTCCTGGCCTTCCGTTGAGGCGGGCACCGAGGCGGCTGTGATCCGCTTCCGGGCTGGCTATGAGGAGGTTCCGGAGCCCATCAAGCAGGCTGTGCTCCTCATGATCGGGCACCTGTACTCGAGCCGTGGTGAAATGATCCGGCAGGAGTTCATCGATGATCCGACGATCAAGGCCCTTCTGGCGCCGTACAAGGTTTGGGGCGTCTGA
- a CDS encoding phage head closure protein, whose translation MPAAGQLKDKITLQRRGVQDDGYGNEVSGPWEDIFTVSANIAPARGREEVLAQRLQGVRPVEITVRWSSQTVQIAPDWRAVNARKPSEVYNIHDIRDPDGRKQWNILTCTLGAPT comes from the coding sequence ATGCCTGCGGCTGGACAACTCAAGGACAAGATCACCCTGCAGCGCAGAGGCGTCCAGGACGACGGCTACGGCAACGAGGTCTCCGGCCCTTGGGAGGATATCTTCACCGTATCCGCCAACATCGCGCCGGCACGGGGCAGGGAAGAGGTTCTCGCCCAGCGGCTTCAGGGCGTGCGGCCGGTCGAGATCACCGTGCGCTGGTCCTCGCAGACCGTGCAGATCGCGCCGGACTGGCGGGCCGTGAACGCCCGCAAGCCCTCCGAAGTCTACAACATCCACGACATCCGCGACCCTGACGGCCGGAAGCAGTGGAACATCCTCACATGCACCTTGGGAGCCCCGACATGA
- a CDS encoding HK97-gp10 family putative phage morphogenesis protein — protein sequence MKNRERLLQKLAALPQRARAAIKPAVEQGAAEIIAMQKSLVPKETGALERSIQAVRGDVNRRVGLSTGDVKGDPDLTVAIVAGDETAYYARWVEFGTAPHINGGKFKGSQNPGMRAQPFFYGPVRALRRRVKSRITRATRKAAREVASS from the coding sequence ATGAAGAACCGGGAACGGCTGCTGCAGAAGCTGGCAGCGCTCCCGCAAAGAGCAAGGGCCGCAATCAAGCCCGCGGTTGAGCAGGGCGCGGCTGAGATCATCGCTATGCAGAAGAGCCTCGTGCCGAAAGAAACCGGGGCTCTTGAGCGATCGATCCAGGCAGTTCGCGGCGATGTCAACCGACGTGTCGGGCTCTCTACCGGCGACGTGAAGGGTGATCCTGATCTGACCGTTGCCATCGTGGCCGGAGACGAAACGGCATACTACGCCCGCTGGGTCGAGTTCGGAACGGCACCCCACATCAACGGCGGCAAGTTTAAGGGCAGCCAGAACCCCGGTATGAGGGCGCAGCCCTTCTTCTATGGCCCGGTTCGCGCTCTGCGGCGCCGGGTCAAATCCCGTATCACCCGCGCCACCCGTAAAGCAGCCCGAGAGGTCGCCAGTTCATGA
- a CDS encoding DUF3168 domain-containing protein, which produces MSVEAALQKAIVGALKGDAGVTAVLAGRVYDRVPAGAVLPYVHIRNIQVVDDGADCIDGGEVYIDLDVWSNAVGKVEAERGASAVRKALRFATLTLDEPYALTEIDHRDTNIGDGGDELLTRARMSFRALVESK; this is translated from the coding sequence ATGAGCGTTGAAGCTGCTCTTCAGAAGGCAATCGTCGGCGCCCTCAAGGGGGACGCTGGCGTGACTGCTGTCCTTGCAGGGCGGGTGTATGACCGCGTGCCGGCTGGGGCCGTCCTCCCTTACGTCCATATCCGGAACATTCAGGTGGTGGACGACGGCGCTGACTGCATCGATGGGGGCGAGGTCTATATCGACCTTGATGTCTGGTCGAATGCTGTCGGCAAGGTCGAGGCCGAGCGCGGCGCCAGTGCTGTCCGCAAGGCTCTGAGGTTCGCCACTCTCACACTCGATGAGCCTTATGCGCTGACCGAGATCGACCACCGCGACACCAACATCGGCGACGGCGGCGACGAGCTGCTGACCCGGGCCCGCATGTCCTTTCGCGCTCTCGTCGAGAGCAAGTAA